The Nitrosomonadales bacterium nucleotide sequence TTCAGGCGATGGTAAAGGTCGGCGCGGAACGTGCCGGCTTTTACGGCTTCGCGCAGATTGCGGTTGGTCGCGGCAATGATGCGCGCATGGCTCTTGCGTGTCGTTGTTTCTCCGACACGCTGGTATTCACCGTTTTCCAGTACCCGCAGCAGCTTGGTTTGCAGTTCCAGCGGCAGCTCCCCGATCTCGTCCAGAAGCAGTGTGCCATCCGTCGCGTCCTCGAAAAAGCCGGACTGCGCATTTGCCGCGCCGGTGAATGCTCCCTTGCTGTGCCCGAACAGGGAGGGTTCGAGAAGCGTCGGTGCAATCGCCGCGCAGTTGATGATCTTGAAAGGGGCATCGGGCTTGCCGCCGAATTTTTGCAGCGCCGCTGCGACCAATTCCTTGCCGCACCCGGATTCACCTTCGATGAGCACCGGGAAGGGCAAGGCGGCATAGGTCTGGATCTGGTTGCGCAACGCCTGCATTTCCGTACTTTGCCCGATCAATCCCATGGAGCGATCATCCTGGGTGGTCTCGGAACGTTCGCTGTCCTGGAGCCCCAGCGCATTATCCAGGTGTTTTTTGATCTTTTCCGGCGCGCAAGGTTTGGCGATGAAATCGATCGCGCCCAGTGCGCGTGCATGGCGCGCGTTGCTTTGCTCGCTTTGTCCGGATAACGTGAAAATCTTGATTTTCGGCGAATGAGCCAGCAGTTCGGCGATCAGGTGGAAGCCTTCGTCGGGTCGATGCGGTTCGGGGGGGAGTCCCAGGTCGATCAGCGCCAGTTGCGGAGGAGCGGGCAATTCGCGCAGTACCTTGATCGCCGTGCTGCGCGATTCGGCCTGGTGTACCGTGAAGTCGCGCTCGAATGCGATCGCCAATCCTTCGCGGATCAGCGGATCGTCGTCAACGATCAATAGACTGGGAAGCGCCGTGGTGGTGTTCAACATATGCCCGTCGGGATAAACACTGGTTACGGAGCATAACGGCAAGCGGGGACAAGCTCAACCATTAATAAAGGGCATGGCGATGGGCCGGGAATCGGTGGCGAGCAGCCTTTGGTTGAGGATTGTTTGCGCAGTAGTTTAGAATGCCGCTTCCCGATTTCCTGGATTTCAGTTTTGTCCTCGTCCAACCTGGTCGAAATTCGCGACCTTAATTTTGCCTATGACCGGCGCCCCGTTCTGGAGGGTATCAACATGACTTTCCCGAGAGGTAAGCTGGTTGCCATCATGGGACTGAGCGGTTGCGGGAAAACCACCATGTTGCGGCATATTGGCGGTGCGCTCAAACCGACCAAAGGCTACGTCAAGGTGGACGGGCAAAAGCTTCATGAACTGGACCAGGATGGGCTGTACGCGATGCGCCGCAAAATGGGTATGCTGTTCCAGTTCGGCGCGTTGTTCACCGATATGTCGGTGTACGATAACGTGGCTTTCCAGATGCGCGAACATACCGATCTGCCGGAAGAATTGATTCACGATCTGGTATTGATGAAGCTGCACGCGGTCGGGTTGCGCGGCACACATGACCTGATGCCTTCCGAACTGTCCGGCGGCATGGCAAGGCGCGTGGCTCTGGCCCGTACCGTGGCGCTCGATCCGATGCTGATCATGTATGACGAGCCGTTTGCCGGGCTGGATCCGATTTCATTGACGGTGGTCGGCGACCTGATCCGCAGGCTGAATGGCGCGCTGGGGGCGACTTCGATCATCGTCACCCATGATGTGCAGGAGTCTCTGAAGATCGTGGACTACGTCTATTTCATGGCGAGCGGGGTGATCGTGGCGGAAGGTACGCCGGATCAGATACGCGCATCCGACAAGGAGTTTGTGCATCAGTTCGTGCACGGCGAGATGGATGGTCCGATGCCGTTCCATTATCCCGGCGGTGAATATCGCCAGGATTTGAATTTACAGGGTTAGAACATGCCGGCAGTCAAAACATTCAGGTCAATCGGCCATCAGGCTACCAACGCGGTGTGGCGCATCGGGTTGGCGACGCGTTTTTTCATGCTCATCCTGTTGCATTCCGGCAGCAGCTTCAGGCGTTTTCACCTGACCATCAAGGAGTTGTTTTCCACCGGCGTGATGTCGCTCATCATTATCATCGTGGCGGGGCTGTTTGTCGGCATGGTGCTCGGATTGCAGGGCTATGAGACACTCAAACGCTACGGTTCTGAATCTGCGCTGGGCGTGATGGTGGCGTTGGGTCTGGTACGCGAACTCGGACCGGTCGTCGCCGCATTGCTGTTTGCCAGCCGTGCCGGGTCGGCGATGACCGCAGAGATCGGGCTGATGAAGGCGACCGAACAGATCACGGCGATGGAGATGATGGCGGTGAACCCCATTGCGCGTATCGTTGCACCGCGTTTCTGGGCGGGCGTGATTTCCATGCCGTTATTGGCTGCGATGTTCAGTGCGGTCGGGGTGTTCGGCGGCTATTTCGTCGGGGTGGTGCAGATCGGCGTGGACGAGGGCTCTTTCTGGTCGCAGATGCAGGCCGCAGTCGATTTTCGCGAAGATATTCTGAATGGGGTGATAAAGAGTTTCGTGTTTGGTACGGTTGTGACTGTGATCGCGCTGTTCGAGGGTTACGATGCGCCGCCCACTGCGGAAGGCGTGTCCGGCGCGACCACGCGCACGGTGGTCACCTCGTCGCTGGCGATCCTGATGCTGGATTTTATTTTGACTGCAATGATGTTCGGAGGAGCTTGAGTTATGGAACGGACTACGCTGGACCTGTGGGTGGGGGTGTTCGTCGTCGGCGGTATCGCGGCACTGGTGATGCTGGCAATGAAGGTTGGGAACCTGAGCACATATAATGTGTCGGAGACATATCAGTTGCATGCCTACTTTTCCAATATCGGCGGCTTGAAGACCAAGGCATCAATCAAGAGTGCGGGTGTATTGGTTGGCCGCGTGACGGACATTACCCTGGATACGGAACGTTATGAAGCCAAGGTGGTGATGAGTCTGGATAACCGTTACAAGTTTCCGAAAGACACATTCGCCAATATCCTCACCTCGGGTCTGCTGGGTGAGCAATATATCGGCCTGATGCCCGGCGGGGAAGAGGAAATGCTCAAGGATGGCGATCAGCTCAGGAAAACCCAATCGGCCATGGTATTGGAAGACTTGATAGGCAAGTTCATTTACAGCAAGGCGGAGGAATCCACCAAGTGATTCCGGCGAAATGATGAAAGGAAGTCAAAGATGAAGGGTTTGTTCAATGCGGTCGCATGTCTGGTGTGCATGGTGGGGGTCGCACAGGCTGAGGTGCTGGCGCCGGATGCCCTGATCAGGAATACCGTGGCGGAAGTTGTCACCATCATCAAGCAGGACAAGGATATTCAGGCGGGCAACCAGAAAAAGACGCTGGCTCTGGTGGAGGCCAAGGTTTTGCCACATTTTGATTTCACGCGTATGACCCGGCTGGCGGTGGGTAAGCATTGGCGATCCGCAACGCCCGAGCAGCGGCAGGTGCTGGTTGCGGAGTTTCGCAATTTGCTGGTGCGCACGTACACCAAGGCCTTTACCGTTTACCGCGATCAAACGGTCGAGGTCAAACCGTTCAGGATGGTGGCTGACGAAAACGAAGTGACTGTCAGGACCAGCATCAACAAACAGGGCGTGCAACCGATCCCGGTCGATTACGAGATGGTGAAAACCGCCGATAACTGGAAAGTCTTTGACGTATCCATCGAGGGAGTCAGCATGGTGACCAGTTATCGCGGCACATTTGCTTCGCAGATTGAGCAGGATGGCATTGACGGTCTGATCCGGATGTTGTCCGACAAGAACGCCAAGGCATCCGATGCGATGCGGCAAAAGGCGGAGGTGAAATGATCAAGCTCGAGGGCGACCGGCTGGTATTGCAGGGCCGCCTGACGATAGCGACCGTGCCGGCTTTGTTTGAGGCCGGCTTGAAATTCGTGGATGGGCAGGATCTGCTGGTCGACTTCTCTCAGGTCGAGGCCGTCGATTCGGCGGCGATCAGTATGCTGCTGGGCTGGACAAGAGCGGCGCGGAGCGGTAATCGCAAGTTGAGCGTGACGGGTTTGCCTGAAGATTTGCTCAGTCTGGCGCAATTGTATGGGGTGGCTGAATTGTTGCCCGGCCAACCGGTTTGATTTGATAAAGCACGCGGCCCGTCCGGAGCCGCGCGCATTCCCTGCGGGTTTTTTAGTATCATGCACGCCTTTGGCCTTGGATGAAGTGCATCCGAGGCATTTTTGCAACCGATAAGTTTAAAGAATCTGAATAATGGTCACTCCTGAGAGCATTCGACTCAATATCGTACAAGGTATCGCTACCGAGCATTTGAGCGTGGTGGGGGACGGTGCGCATTTTGAAGCCGTAGTGGTAAGCGATGTTTTTGCCGGCAAGAATCGTGTGCAGCGTCACCAATTGGTATATCTGTCATTGGGAGACCGGATGCGCGAGGAGATCCATGCATTGTCGATGAAAACCTATACGCCGCAGGAATGGGCGGCCAAGGTGCAATCATGAAGAAACTGGCCATACAGGGCGGCGGCCGGCTTAATGGCGAGGTGCGAATCTCCGGCGCCAAGAATGCCGCATTGCCGATCATGTGCGCCAGTCTGCTGACGGCAGAAAGCCTGCGCTTGGACAACTTGCCTGACATGCACGATGTTGCGACGATGGCCAAGTTGCTGCAGCAGATGGGCGTGCGTGTTGCCGTTGATTCGCAGTCGGCGATCTTTGATGCGGCGCAGGTGGATAAGCTGGAAGCACCTTACGACATGGTGAAAACCATGCGCGCTGCAATTCTCGTGCTGGGACCCCTGGTTGCCCGTTTTGGTGAGGCGCGCGTTTCGCTGCCCGGCGGCTGTGCGATCGGGTCGCGGCCGGTGGATCTGCATATCAAGGGCCTGCAGGCGATGGGGGCGGAAATCCATATCGAGCACGGCTACATCCACGCGAAAGCCAGCCGTCTCAAGGGTGCGCGCATCTGTTTCGATCTGGTGAGCGTGACCGGTACGGAAAACCTGATGATGGCGGCCGCGCTGGCGGATGGGGTCACGGTGCTGGAAAATGCGGCGCGAGAACCCGAGGTGGTGGATCTGGCCAATTGCCTGATCGCGATGGGTGCGCAGATCTGCGGCGCAGGCAGCGATACCATTACCATACAGGGCGTAAAGGATTTGCATGGGGCGGATTACCGCGTCATGCCGGATCGGATAGAAAGCGGCACCTTCCTGGTTGCTGCAGCTGCTACGGGCGGGTGTATCACGCTGACCGATGCGCGTGCCGATATCCTTGACAGTGTGCTGGAAAAATTGCGCGAAGCCGGCGCAACGGTGGAAATATCGGGAAATCGCATCAGTCTGGAAATGCGCAACCGTCCGGTCGCGGTGAACCTGCGTACCGCACCCTACCCGGCTTTCCCGACCGATATGCAGGCGCAGTTCATGGCGCTGAATACGATCGCGCAGGGCAGCGCCATCGTGGTCGAGACGATTTTTGAGAACCGTTTCATGCATGTCCAGGAATTGCGCCGTCTGGGAGCGCAGATCGAGGTGGAAGGTAATACCGCCGTCATCAAGGGCTGCGCGCAACTCGAAGGCGCGACCGTCATGGCGACTGACCTGCGCGCTTCGGCTTCGCTGGTGATCGCCGGTCTGGTGGCGCAAGGCGAGACGATCGTGGATCGTATCTACCATCTGGATCGCGGTTATGAGCATATCGAGGCGAAACTGTCGGCCCTAGGGGCGCAGATACGCCGCGTCAGTTAGGAATTTGAATGATCACCATCGCACTGTCCAAGGGACGCATCTTTGAAGAGACCATGCCGTTGCTGAAGGCGGCGGGCATTGTCGCGCTGGAAGACCCGGAGTCTTCGCGCAAGTTGATCCTGCCGACCAATCGCACGGATGTGCGGCTGATCATCGTGCGCGCCAGCGATGTGCCGACCTACGTGCAATATGGCGCGGCCGACATGGGTGTGGCCGGCAAGGATGTGCTGGACGAACACGGCGGTACGGGTTTGTACCAACCACTGGATCTGGATATCGCGCGTTGCCGGATGATGGTGGCGGTGC carries:
- a CDS encoding ABC transporter substrate-binding protein — protein: MKGLFNAVACLVCMVGVAQAEVLAPDALIRNTVAEVVTIIKQDKDIQAGNQKKTLALVEAKVLPHFDFTRMTRLAVGKHWRSATPEQRQVLVAEFRNLLVRTYTKAFTVYRDQTVEVKPFRMVADENEVTVRTSINKQGVQPIPVDYEMVKTADNWKVFDVSIEGVSMVTSYRGTFASQIEQDGIDGLIRMLSDKNAKASDAMRQKAEVK
- the murA gene encoding UDP-N-acetylglucosamine 1-carboxyvinyltransferase, which encodes MKKLAIQGGGRLNGEVRISGAKNAALPIMCASLLTAESLRLDNLPDMHDVATMAKLLQQMGVRVAVDSQSAIFDAAQVDKLEAPYDMVKTMRAAILVLGPLVARFGEARVSLPGGCAIGSRPVDLHIKGLQAMGAEIHIEHGYIHAKASRLKGARICFDLVSVTGTENLMMAAALADGVTVLENAAREPEVVDLANCLIAMGAQICGAGSDTITIQGVKDLHGADYRVMPDRIESGTFLVAAAATGGCITLTDARADILDSVLEKLREAGATVEISGNRISLEMRNRPVAVNLRTAPYPAFPTDMQAQFMALNTIAQGSAIVVETIFENRFMHVQELRRLGAQIEVEGNTAVIKGCAQLEGATVMATDLRASASLVIAGLVAQGETIVDRIYHLDRGYEHIEAKLSALGAQIRRVS
- a CDS encoding BolA family transcriptional regulator; the encoded protein is MVTPESIRLNIVQGIATEHLSVVGDGAHFEAVVVSDVFAGKNRVQRHQLVYLSLGDRMREEIHALSMKTYTPQEWAAKVQS
- a CDS encoding STAS domain-containing protein; translated protein: MIKLEGDRLVLQGRLTIATVPALFEAGLKFVDGQDLLVDFSQVEAVDSAAISMLLGWTRAARSGNRKLSVTGLPEDLLSLAQLYGVAELLPGQPV
- a CDS encoding sigma-54-dependent Fis family transcriptional regulator; the encoded protein is MLNTTTALPSLLIVDDDPLIREGLAIAFERDFTVHQAESRSTAIKVLRELPAPPQLALIDLGLPPEPHRPDEGFHLIAELLAHSPKIKIFTLSGQSEQSNARHARALGAIDFIAKPCAPEKIKKHLDNALGLQDSERSETTQDDRSMGLIGQSTEMQALRNQIQTYAALPFPVLIEGESGCGKELVAAALQKFGGKPDAPFKIINCAAIAPTLLEPSLFGHSKGAFTGAANAQSGFFEDATDGTLLLDEIGELPLELQTKLLRVLENGEYQRVGETTTRKSHARIIAATNRNLREAVKAGTFRADLYHRLNVFSIAVPPLRELGPDKLQLLNHFRSHYARQLKQIPFELHPESLHLWEQYSFPGNVRELRNIVIRLTTKFPGLTINTAQLQEEFDPQSSIASTGDPDSDVIRQRIREGNFSLDSLLREQEKLYIDAALELAIGNVSEAAKLLGINRTTLYSRMDAQSKMKAQN
- the mlaD gene encoding outer membrane lipid asymmetry maintenance protein MlaD is translated as MERTTLDLWVGVFVVGGIAALVMLAMKVGNLSTYNVSETYQLHAYFSNIGGLKTKASIKSAGVLVGRVTDITLDTERYEAKVVMSLDNRYKFPKDTFANILTSGLLGEQYIGLMPGGEEEMLKDGDQLRKTQSAMVLEDLIGKFIYSKAEESTK
- the mlaE gene encoding lipid asymmetry maintenance ABC transporter permease subunit MlaE, with the translated sequence MPAVKTFRSIGHQATNAVWRIGLATRFFMLILLHSGSSFRRFHLTIKELFSTGVMSLIIIIVAGLFVGMVLGLQGYETLKRYGSESALGVMVALGLVRELGPVVAALLFASRAGSAMTAEIGLMKATEQITAMEMMAVNPIARIVAPRFWAGVISMPLLAAMFSAVGVFGGYFVGVVQIGVDEGSFWSQMQAAVDFREDILNGVIKSFVFGTVVTVIALFEGYDAPPTAEGVSGATTRTVVTSSLAILMLDFILTAMMFGGA
- a CDS encoding ABC transporter ATP-binding protein; its protein translation is MSSSNLVEIRDLNFAYDRRPVLEGINMTFPRGKLVAIMGLSGCGKTTMLRHIGGALKPTKGYVKVDGQKLHELDQDGLYAMRRKMGMLFQFGALFTDMSVYDNVAFQMREHTDLPEELIHDLVLMKLHAVGLRGTHDLMPSELSGGMARRVALARTVALDPMLIMYDEPFAGLDPISLTVVGDLIRRLNGALGATSIIVTHDVQESLKIVDYVYFMASGVIVAEGTPDQIRASDKEFVHQFVHGEMDGPMPFHYPGGEYRQDLNLQG